One Diabrotica virgifera virgifera chromosome 3, PGI_DIABVI_V3a genomic window carries:
- the LOC114325954 gene encoding fatty acid binding protein 1-A, liver — translation MVLSGKYSVIGEENFVQSLKDYGVPEDVIKGSDQFSIEFKQDGNKYTITETAKDKTRVVSFTIGEEFEEEFFGRKIKSIAKLDGDVLVITNGDHSRTFNFTSTGLEIVHKSPKGSSKLIFKKD, via the exons ATGGTTCTCTCTGGCAAATACAGTGTAATTGGGGAAGAAAACTTCGTTCAAAGTCTTAAAGACTATG GTGTACCAGAAGATGTAATTAAAGGCAGTGATCAGTTCTCTATTGAATTCAAACAAGACGGTAACAAGTATACAATTACTGAAACTGCCAAAGACAAAACTAGAGTTGTCTCATTTACTATCGGAGAGGAATTTGAAGAAGAATTTTTTGGCCGCAAGATTAAG AGTATCGCAAAACTTGATGGAGATGTCCTGGTAATCACCAATGGAGACCATTCTAGGACTTTCAATTTCACTAGTACTGGTTTGGAAATT gtCCATAAATCACCTAAAGGCTCATCGAAACTCATTTTCAAGAAAGACTAG